The genomic window TCAAGGGCAAGCTGCTCGGACGTCATCCCATTCTGGCGCTGAAGCTCCGCAGTCACCGCGCGGTTTGCCGCAAGCTTTTCTTCCAGGATTTCCCGGCCGGCATTGTAGTCTGCATAATCATCGGAAGCGCTTCGGCGCGTCTCGACACCGATGGGGTCAAGCTCGGTCGTACCGCCGCTATCGTCGGGCACCCACCCTTCCCCGTCGCGCCAGACCATCTTCTGACCCATATCGACGCCGAGCATGTTTCCAAGGCCCGTCCAGATGCCTGCATTGCCGGCCTTCTCAAGAACCTCATCGAGCGATTTTCTAAACGAACCGAGGTTCGATACGAGCGCCGAGACCAGCCCACTGATTTCTACCAGGCTGGATTTGACCCGGGTTCCGATGACAAGCGACATCGCTTCCCATTCTGCATTCACATCCTCCGCCTTACGCAGCAACTCCTCATCCATGACTGCGCCCATATCGCGGGCTTCCTGACGGGCGTCGGCGATGCTCTGCCCTGCGTCATCCATCAGAGACGAAAACTGCTCGGCAGCGGTACCGCCGAACAGTTCGTCAAGCACTCGAATTTGCGCCGCACGGTCGAGTTCCCTGATCTTGCCAATCAGGGTTTCGAACATCGTTGCAGGATCTTCCAGCATCCGGGTCAGTTGCCGGGCAGAGAGGCCGAGACGCTCGAACGATTCTGCGGCAGAACCTCCGCCCGTCTTCACGAATTCATCCGCGCGGAGCTGCATCTCTTTCAGGCCATCGGTCAGCGCGTCGACCCCAACCTTATTCTTCACGGCCGCATAGCGCAGCTCCTGAAAGGCCTCGAAATCAACGCCGGCGGTCTTTGCTGCCTTGCCGAGATCGGTCACCGCGTCGACCGCCTGCTGCGTTGCCGCCACGAATGAACCGATGCCAAGTGAAGCGGCAAGGCCACCCGGCCCGCCGGAGAGCATGCCGAACAGCGAGTCCGCTCCGCCAATCTTCGATTTGATCGACAGGAACGAACTCGCCGTGTCATTGGCTGCCGTGCGGGCCTGCATCCGGATCCGGGTCATCGCGCCCTTGAACTCGCGATCGTCAGCCCCGATCGTGACGGGAATGTCCGGTCTGCTCATCTCGGTTCTGCTTTCCTGCGGATGGACTGTTGCGAACCATGGCCGGCGACGATCTCGCGAATGCGGGTATGGCTTACAGGCGAGGTCTGTGCGGACTTCCCCGTAACACCGGCAATGGCCATGGAGAGTTCGGAGGGAGTCGCGGCCCAGAAGGTGGCCGGCGACCAGTTGAGCCGCTCGGAAGCGACGGCGAGTTCGAACAGCGTCCGGACGTGGTCGGCGATCAGAACGCCGGTTGAGGCTTTTTTCCGGTAACGGCGGCCTCCACATCTTCCAGCGGCGACGAGATTTCCCGCAATTTGTTGCCGGCCTCGATATGGGCCGTTAGTGCCTTCTCGATGCCGGTGCGCCAGCTTGACTGATCGGCGGCCGAGATATTTTTTCCAGACAGCACCCGGGCGGCAATCTCTGCCCTGCCCTCGTCGTCATCGGCAACGGCAAGGCAGCGGATCGCGCAGGACACCGCGAAGGGCTCGAAGCCGAGCAGGCGCTGATAGACCTCGTCCATGGTCCGGGCGCTGATGGCCTGTGACAAGCGCATCAGACCGGCGAAGGTGACCGCGACGACGAAGTTTTCTTTGCCGATCGTCACTGCCGCTTCGCCGCGCAGTTCGTTGGCAAACGCCGTCATCAGGCGGCCGCCTCGAAGGCGACGTCCCCATCGAAGACGCCGGAGAGATCGCAGGTCAGCTCGCCGGTTTTATCACCCTGGAAATTCGCAGAAAGTATCCTCATGAAACCCTCGAAAATTCCAACAGAAGGCACCGAAACCTGGTACTCCGCGAGCGTCTGGGAAAGGATATCCTCAAGCACAAGCGCCTGGGTGGCCGAGCTGACATAGGCGCCGGAGCCAGACCAGCGGACGGACTGAACGCCGCCGATCGACGAATACCGGAGAACACCGCCCGGGTTGTCACAATCCGGCTTCGTGGTGTCGACCTCTTCGTTGTTGATGTTGAGCGATCGCTGTTCGACGACACAGACGATGTCGAATGCTTCCGTAGCGTCGTTCTTGCGTTTGATGATCAGTTCGCGGCCCAGTGCCATGGCAGGTTCCTTTCAGGGAGAGGCGCGCTCACCAGAGCGCAACAATGTCTTCGGAGGTCGTGCCTGTGGCTTTGACGCGGCGGTAAACCCCCAGCACATAGCCAACAGGATGGTTGCGCAGCGTCACTTCCGTGCCGCCCATAGTGATGCCACAGACGTCGCCCTCTGTACCGAGATAGAGCGTCGAATATTGCGGCAGATCGGTATCGTCGTTCGGCACGACAGGCGCGCCGAACTGGAAGGGCTGGTCGAGACCTCCCGCTTTTTTGGTGAAAGTTGTCATGACAATAGCTCCGTGTTTGCCATTCCGCTCAGTCGACATTTCATGACCGGCGGGATCTACGTTGTCTGCTCGCGCCGACGGTCGTGACCTATAGAAGACGCCCACCCGGACCGCTGAGACCTGCTCTGGGCAACGACCTGCCTGACATCTGTTTCAATCTCTTTGTTGGATGAACGAGGCATGCAGGACAGCATTCGGACCGGCGCGGCCTTGGCAGGCACTGTCTCAGCTGGCTATGCTTCTTCTGCCGACAGATACCGAAGTGTGATGGAAGGATCGGACATGGATGCATACGGACATCTGCGGATACTGGTCAGCCTCATTTTGGGGCTAGCGATCACACGGGTGCTTTCGGGTCTGTCCCGACGCTTGCAGGAGCCGGACAAAACCGACCGCATGCATGCCCAGGTTGTCTGGTCACTGGTTCTTCTTTTCGGCGCCGTTCACTTCTGGTGGTGGGAATTCGCTCTTCGCCTCATCAGCCACTGGAATTTCTGGATTTACATATTTGTCCTGTCGTACGCCTCGTTATTTTTCCTGATGTCGACCTTGCTCTATCCCGATCACATTCAGACGAATGCTGATCGAGAGGATTTCTTTATTCGACGTAGGTATGCTTTTTTTGCCCTGTTTGCGGCCTCCTTCGCATTCGATCTGATCGACACGCTTATCAAAGGTCGGGACTATTTCACGGCACTGGGCATTTGGTACGGTGTCCGCCTCGCAGTCGGAACAGTGATCGCCTTGATCGCAATGAAAACTGAAAACAGCAGAAAACTGATGTGGCTAGGTTTGATCTGGCTTGCAGTGAATATTATCTGGATTACCGTGCGATACGGAGCGCTGGACTGAGCAAGGTAATTTGTCCGCTAATATCCTTCAAATTTCTTTGTCTGCAAGCGTCAAGCCCGATACACAACCAGTCATTTCGACGCACGATTCCGCAGGTCAG from Martelella sp. NC20 includes these protein-coding regions:
- a CDS encoding phage tail assembly chaperone; its protein translation is MAGNLVAAGRCGGRRYRKKASTGVLIADHVRTLFELAVASERLNWSPATFWAATPSELSMAIAGVTGKSAQTSPVSHTRIREIVAGHGSQQSIRRKAEPR
- a CDS encoding spike base protein, RCAP_Rcc01079 family; translated protein: MTTFTKKAGGLDQPFQFGAPVVPNDDTDLPQYSTLYLGTEGDVCGITMGGTEVTLRNHPVGYVLGVYRRVKATGTTSEDIVALW
- a CDS encoding phage tail tape measure protein, encoding MSRPDIPVTIGADDREFKGAMTRIRMQARTAANDTASSFLSIKSKIGGADSLFGMLSGGPGGLAASLGIGSFVAATQQAVDAVTDLGKAAKTAGVDFEAFQELRYAAVKNKVGVDALTDGLKEMQLRADEFVKTGGGSAAESFERLGLSARQLTRMLEDPATMFETLIGKIRELDRAAQIRVLDELFGGTAAEQFSSLMDDAGQSIADARQEARDMGAVMDEELLRKAEDVNAEWEAMSLVIGTRVKSSLVEISGLVSALVSNLGSFRKSLDEVLEKAGNAGIWTGLGNMLGVDMGQKMVWRDGEGWVPDDSGGTTELDPIGVETRRSASDDYADYNAGREILEEKLAANRAVTAELQRQNGMTSEQLALEKEMAAVRKLYEDAGGAPTEEMIRAEAEARLAARASRDASQKASRAAAQDSAKEREAVDDLIQALQDELQMLAMVAEEKKVFENLRRAGAAATENEREAIRDLTYAIEDQKDKQEQAAETADFFRDSARDSFLSLIPVIETGNDALDRLISRLMEAAAQAALFGDGPLGGLFGGGLLSGLFPAHATGTNFTQGGMALVGERGPELVNLPRGGEVIPRHRIGTALSAGAANASGTVNNINLGGINIAVPEGTSPNDAAAIAREVRSQIDSFSRHELPGRMRQIQRNPNRVG
- a CDS encoding phage tail tube protein, with the protein product MALGRELIIKRKNDATEAFDIVCVVEQRSLNINNEEVDTTKPDCDNPGGVLRYSSIGGVQSVRWSGSGAYVSSATQALVLEDILSQTLAEYQVSVPSVGIFEGFMRILSANFQGDKTGELTCDLSGVFDGDVAFEAAA